One Candidatus Abyssobacteria bacterium SURF_5 DNA segment encodes these proteins:
- a CDS encoding MFS transporter: MRPKSASTSSASTGPEKKQQNDRERDESMKAAPASKIYYGYYIVGACFIVLFLLWGMVLNTFPIFFKPIAESMKWSRGDLALALLMGAIGTTLSAPVAGKMIDRFGARPIMAFGAAVIGVGLLAGSRIQHLWQLYIIFALIGGGLMCATIIPCSFIISNWFVSRRGTAMGFAFVGTSVGGMLMSWVANWIILNYGWRTAFVWSGATILLIVIPVVLFLIRTRPSEVGLEPYRDPSADPTGNDENWGVGVKEAFSLKIFWQIAAIMLLIGLVTGGLGNHSVAYLTDQGYSPSSAALSWSIVMGVMILGKLAFGPIADRWGAKYAMAIACFLLSISIVLLAFAQFYAVVIAFAVLYGFACGAPLVINPMLTAEGLGMKNFGAIFGVLNIMANLGGAAGPVGAGYFFDVFETYRPVFYFFTLLMVGAAFLALSITRARQPLSGIERIQPAKAAE; the protein is encoded by the coding sequence ATGAGGCCGAAATCCGCAAGCACCTCGAGCGCGAGTACCGGCCCGGAGAAGAAACAACAAAATGACAGGGAAAGGGACGAATCAATGAAAGCGGCTCCCGCTTCCAAAATCTATTACGGATACTATATCGTCGGCGCGTGTTTCATCGTTCTATTCCTGCTCTGGGGGATGGTGCTCAACACGTTCCCGATCTTCTTCAAACCGATCGCCGAGAGCATGAAGTGGAGCCGCGGCGATTTGGCGCTCGCGTTACTGATGGGGGCAATTGGCACCACGCTCTCGGCGCCGGTCGCAGGAAAGATGATTGACCGGTTCGGCGCAAGGCCGATCATGGCTTTCGGCGCCGCAGTCATCGGCGTCGGGCTCTTGGCCGGCAGCCGCATTCAACACCTGTGGCAACTCTATATCATCTTCGCCCTGATCGGGGGCGGACTGATGTGCGCCACGATTATTCCCTGTTCCTTTATCATCTCCAATTGGTTCGTCTCGCGCCGCGGAACGGCAATGGGCTTTGCCTTTGTCGGCACGAGCGTGGGCGGCATGCTGATGTCCTGGGTTGCGAACTGGATAATCCTCAACTACGGCTGGCGGACTGCATTCGTGTGGAGCGGCGCAACCATCTTGTTGATTGTGATTCCCGTCGTGCTCTTCCTGATACGAACGCGGCCGTCGGAAGTGGGGCTTGAGCCGTACCGCGATCCTTCAGCCGACCCAACGGGTAACGACGAGAATTGGGGCGTCGGAGTCAAAGAGGCTTTTTCCCTAAAGATATTCTGGCAGATCGCCGCGATCATGCTCCTTATCGGCCTCGTTACCGGCGGGTTGGGAAATCACAGCGTCGCCTATTTGACGGATCAAGGATATTCGCCATCGAGTGCCGCTCTTTCGTGGAGCATCGTGATGGGCGTGATGATCCTGGGGAAACTTGCCTTTGGCCCGATCGCCGATCGGTGGGGCGCAAAATACGCAATGGCCATTGCATGTTTCCTGCTTTCAATCTCTATTGTATTGCTGGCGTTCGCTCAATTTTATGCTGTCGTGATCGCGTTTGCCGTGCTGTACGGGTTCGCATGCGGCGCTCCACTGGTGATCAATCCGATGTTGACCGCGGAAGGCTTGGGAATGAAGAACTTCGGCGCCATCTTTGGGGTCCTCAATATCATGGCGAATCTCGGAGGGGCCGCGGGTCCGGTCGGCGCCGGATATTTCTTTGACGTGTTCGAGACGTACCGGCCGGTCTTCTATTTCTTCACGCTTTTGATGGTAGGGGCCGCCTTCCTCGCGCTATCGATAACGCGCGCACGACAGCCGTTGAGCGGGATCGAACGGATACAACCTGCCAAAGCCGCAGAATAA
- a CDS encoding acylase translates to MRRSAIRAFYGFFLLFLLGCSTTGGGKTKQLAVDPNKYDVKILRDTWGVPHVFGATDADVAFGLAYAHAEDDFETMQDVLLATRGELASVYGRRTAPNDYLVRLLRIWDSVNEKYETDLSPETRALCEAYAEGVNYYVSLHPSVVKADMFPVSGKDIVAGFAYKVPLFFGLDRDLAELYGTERKHAISAKIASHARPFSFLPACEFGSNTFAVGPARSTDGKTHLAINSHQPWEGPVTWYEAHVHSNEGWDVAGGIFPGSPIILLGHNHHLGWASTVNWPDLADIYVLDINPKNPYQYLMDGEWKDLEKRIEPIRVKIGPFLINVKQEFLWSEYGPVVRRPHGTYAIRYAGIDDIRQVEQWYRMNKARTFSEWLDAMRMMSIPMFNFGYADREGNIYYLYNALLPLRVEGYDWKQYMPGNTSETLWTEYLPFDRLPQMLNPSSGFFQNCNSTPFQTTIGPENPRLRDYSPVFGLETHMTNRALRALELFGSDDSITEQEFYAYKFDLQYSEKSELAKCLRQILESAPSDDPVINEALQVLRAWDLQTDAENTGAAIGVLSVYPVLRAKHDGKEPPDLMQTFVKAAHELKRTYGRIDVPWSTVNRMRRGELDIGLSGGPDVLHAVNGGSFQDGCMTAVAGDSLVLLVTWDADGKISSRSIHQYGSATLDKDSPHYADQAPLFARCEMKPVWMDEAEIRKHLEREYRPGEETTK, encoded by the coding sequence ATGCGAAGATCAGCGATTCGGGCATTCTATGGGTTTTTCCTGTTATTTCTCCTTGGCTGCTCGACAACGGGCGGGGGCAAAACGAAACAGCTTGCGGTCGATCCAAACAAGTATGACGTGAAGATTCTGCGAGACACGTGGGGCGTGCCTCACGTCTTTGGGGCGACAGATGCCGATGTCGCCTTCGGCCTCGCCTATGCGCATGCGGAAGACGACTTTGAAACCATGCAGGACGTACTGTTGGCGACGCGCGGGGAACTGGCGTCGGTCTACGGGCGCAGAACCGCCCCGAATGATTATCTGGTGCGCCTGTTGCGCATTTGGGATTCTGTCAACGAGAAGTACGAGACCGATCTGAGCCCGGAGACTCGTGCTCTTTGTGAAGCGTACGCGGAGGGCGTCAATTACTATGTCAGCCTTCACCCGTCTGTCGTGAAGGCGGATATGTTTCCGGTGTCGGGAAAGGATATCGTGGCTGGCTTCGCCTATAAGGTTCCGCTGTTCTTCGGGCTCGATCGCGACCTCGCCGAGTTGTATGGGACTGAGCGAAAGCACGCTATATCCGCCAAAATCGCCTCACATGCGCGCCCATTTTCCTTCTTGCCCGCTTGCGAATTCGGCTCGAACACGTTCGCAGTCGGCCCCGCCCGCTCAACCGACGGCAAAACACATCTGGCGATAAATTCGCATCAGCCGTGGGAAGGGCCGGTGACCTGGTATGAAGCCCACGTTCACAGTAATGAAGGATGGGACGTGGCCGGCGGCATTTTCCCCGGCAGCCCTATCATTCTGCTCGGGCACAACCACCACCTGGGTTGGGCATCGACGGTGAATTGGCCTGACCTTGCCGACATTTATGTGCTCGACATCAATCCAAAAAATCCATATCAGTATTTGATGGACGGGGAATGGAAGGACCTCGAAAAGCGAATTGAACCGATTCGGGTGAAAATTGGGCCTTTCTTGATAAACGTCAAGCAGGAGTTTTTGTGGTCGGAGTACGGGCCGGTCGTTCGGCGCCCGCATGGGACCTATGCCATCCGGTATGCCGGCATCGACGACATCCGTCAGGTGGAGCAGTGGTACCGCATGAACAAGGCGCGCACTTTCTCGGAGTGGCTCGACGCCATGCGCATGATGTCGATTCCCATGTTCAATTTCGGATATGCCGACCGTGAGGGAAATATATACTACCTCTATAATGCGCTTCTCCCTCTGCGCGTCGAAGGGTATGATTGGAAACAGTATATGCCCGGCAACACTTCCGAAACGCTGTGGACTGAGTATTTGCCCTTTGACCGGCTTCCCCAGATGCTGAACCCGTCCTCCGGCTTCTTCCAGAACTGCAACAGCACCCCCTTTCAAACAACCATCGGTCCGGAGAACCCGCGCCTCAGGGATTATTCGCCTGTCTTCGGCCTCGAAACCCACATGACCAACCGCGCCCTTCGCGCACTCGAGCTCTTCGGGAGCGACGACTCGATCACCGAGCAGGAATTCTACGCGTACAAGTTCGACCTGCAGTACTCGGAAAAATCTGAGCTTGCCAAATGCCTCCGCCAAATACTCGAGTCGGCGCCGTCCGATGACCCTGTAATCAATGAGGCGCTCCAGGTGTTGCGGGCATGGGACCTGCAAACCGACGCGGAAAACACCGGCGCCGCGATCGGCGTGCTGTCGGTGTATCCGGTCCTTCGGGCAAAGCATGACGGCAAGGAGCCGCCCGACCTGATGCAGACGTTCGTCAAGGCTGCACATGAGCTGAAGCGGACATACGGGCGGATCGACGTGCCGTGGAGCACCGTCAACCGCATGCGCCGGGGCGAGCTGGACATCGGCCTGAGCGGCGGGCCGGACGTCCTTCATGCCGTCAATGGCGGAAGTTTCCAGGATGGCTGCATGACTGCGGTAGCCGGAGATTCGCTGGTGCTGCTGGTTACGTGGGACGCCGACGGAAAAATCAGTTCCCGAAGCATCCACCAGTATGGCAGCGCGACTCTCGACAAAGACTCGCCGCATTACGCCGATCAGGCGCCTCTTTTCGCCCGCTGCGAAATGAAGCCGGTCTGGATGGATGAGGCCGAAATCCGCAAGCACCTCGAGCGCGAGTACCGGCCCGGAGAAGAAACAACAAAATGA